The region GCATTGGCTGCTAACGGATCGTCGTCGAAGCGCTTGAGGAATTCTTCCCAATCTTCGACTGCCAGCTCCACGACACCCTCATTCTGGAATGCCGCCGCGGCTGCGTAGGCTCGCTTGGCCGCGTTCGATGACGCGGCTGGCCGCTGCTGGGCGGACACGAGCGAAGTCTCGGCGCAAATTGCGCCGAGCACGGGAACCATGAAAGCGACTCGAAAATACAGCCTCCGCCAAATCATTGCAGAAACCTCCCGACGGCTTGACCGGTGCAAATCGCACGCCGAGAGCAGACCAGCCAATTTTGCGCGGCGGCGCAGGGCGAATCGTAGAGAATCTGTTGCCGCGATCCATCAAAGTGTTGCCGAAAAGCAACCGCGTCCGCCTTGCTGCCCTACGGCGAGAGCCCTATCATTTTCGCTAGCTCATTCCCATCCATCCTTCAATTTGGAACTGCTTTGCAAAACATCTTGATTCGCCTGCCGACGTTGCTGGCAACCGTGGCTGGCCCTGCGCCGGCCGAGGCCGTCGGCGGCATCCGTCCGGAACTGTGGCATTGGCTTGCGTTTGGTGCCTTTGTGCTAGTGATGCTGGTCCTCGATTTGGCGGTTTTCCATCGCCAATCGCACGAGCCGACGCTCCGAGAAAGCGCCTTTTGGACCACCTTTTGGTGCTGTCTTGCCTTGAGCTTCAATGGCCTCATTTGGTATCGGGCCGGAAGCAAGCCGGCCATCGAGTTTCTGAACGGCTACCTCGTCGAATGGTCGTTGTCGATGGACAACGTTTTCGTGTTTGCGGTGATTTTCGGCTACTTCCGCGTGCCGCTTAAATATCAATATCGAGTGCTGTTCTGGGGCATCTTGGGCGCCATCGTCATGCGGCTGGCGTTCATTCTGTTGGGCACCGCGCTTATCAAGCGGTTTGAGGTGGTGCTGCTCTTCTTTGGGGTGCTGCTGATCTATAGTGGCATTAAGCTCATGACCAAGAAGGATGAAGTTCATCCCGAGCGAAACTGGCTGATGCGGTGGGGCAAGCGCGTGTTCAATGTTGCCAGCGGCAATCACGGCAAGAAATTTTTCGTCCGCGAAAACGGCAAACGCTGCGTGACGCCGTTGTTTCTTGTGCTGCTGGTCATCGAAAGCACCGATGTGCTGTTTGCGGTCGATAGTGTGCCGGCGATTTTTGGGTTGACGAAAGATCCGTTCATTGTCTTTACCTCCAACATTTTCGCCATCCTTGGCCTGCGGGCGCTCTATTTCCTGCTGGCCGGCGTCATGGATTTGTTCCGCTATTTGAGCTACGGTTTGGCGGCGGTGTTGATATTTGTCGGCTTGAAAATGATCGCCGAGTATATCATGCCGGTCGCGGGCATCGAGTTTCATTTTTTCAAAGATTATCCCTGGGCCTCGCTAGTCGTGATCGTGTCGCTGTTGGGAATCTCCATCGCGGCGTCGCTGATGGCGCAGCGGAGAGAAACGCGAGCCGCGGACGATTCAGCCTAGGCAGCGCCTGTGGGCCGCGTGCCGAAGGTCGAGGTATCCATTGGTACGGCGGCGACTGACGCATTTCCGAATCGAAGCCGCGCCGCCGTTTGCCGCCTGCTGCATTCCACCTACCTGCCGGGAGATTGATCGTGGCTGTCGAAATTCACGAAACGCCAGAATCCAAATATGTCGATGTCGCCGTCACCGGCAAACTGACCAAGGAAGACTACGAGCGGTTTCTGCCTGCGCTGGAATCCGAAATCCAGCAGCACGGCAACGTTCGCATTTTGTTTACGATGCACGATTTTCACGGCTGGACCGCCAGCGCCATGTGGGAAGACACCAAGTTCGCCTGGCATCACTTCAGCGATATCGAGCGGCTGGCGATCGTCGGCGAAACACGCTGGGAGCAGGGCATGGCCGTGTTTTGTAAGCCGTTCACGGCAGCTAAAATCAAGTACTTCGACCATGCTAAGATTGAGGAGGCTCGCAAATGGCTTGCGGCCGATTGACTCGATCTGGAATCTGAAATAAGAACCCCGCGGATGTATCACTTTTTGCACAAACACCGATTCTGGCTGATGACGCTGGTTGCCCTGACCGTCGGCACCATGATCGTTTACAGCGTCTTGACCGACAACGAATCTGACCCGCCCGGCCAGCCAGTCCGAAACGTGGCGCCCATCCCGGCGGCCGACGGGCCGTAGGGCAGTGCCTGTTGGAGGGCGGTCGACGGTAGCCAGCCGGCAGGCACGCTCAAGCTCCGAATGACACGCCTGCTAGGATTTCGTTGACTTTCCAATTCCCAAGCGATAGATTCAAAGCGCTTCCTCCTCTTTGAATCGGCCTCTATCGGCCATTTTTCGTTGATTGCACCATGGGAGTCACACCATGTATCAATTTGCGCGTGCGCGCTTGCGGAATCAGGGGTTGGTTGCTTCGGCAATTCTTGTTTGGCTCGCGTTGCCGCAGACAAGTCGGGCCGCCAGCTTTCAGTTTATGAAAATTGTCGATTCGAATACGCAAGTGCCCAGTGAGTCGCTGGGAGTAACCTACAAGCTGTTTGGCCGACCGGCGATCAACCAAAGCAATGTTGCCTATCGGGCGGGATATCAAGATTTGAACAATGTCTGGCAGCAACGGATCGATCGAGCCACGTCTCCCAATGCCATCGTGCTCATCCAAAAGGCAAGTACCTCTGGGCCAACGACGGGGATGTTAAGCGACCCAACGATTTATGGCACTTCGGTCGCCTATAGCGGCTTGGTGACGTCGTCGCAAGGAACTGCCGCGCTGTATACGTTTAATAACGGCATCGCTACCAACGGGCTTAACTACGAGGAAGCGCCCAGCATTTACGACGGCAAGGTGGTTTACCCGCGTCGTTCGGTTACGTCCGGCAGCGGGCCGAACAACATTCACATCGCCGTCACCGGCGGCGGCAGTTCGACGGCAACCGTTTTGGTCGACCACACCACGCTCGTCCCAGGCGGTGGCGGTCAAACCTTTGCACAGTTCGACGCCTATCTCGATTCCACGGTGAATAGCACAAATACCAATGGATCGGTAGCGTTCATGGGCGTGTGGTCGAGTGGACCGTCGTCGCACGGCATCTATCGTTGGGACCAACAAACCAATTCCATTACCGTGATCGCCGACAAAAACACGCCGATTCCCAATCAGGCGGGAAACTTCAACACGTCGACTTTGCACTTCATCACGCCGATCGACTCATTCAATTCGACGGTCGGAAATTCCTTCAATTTCCCGCAATCGTTTTACAGCGATTCGATGTTCGCCGTGTCGTCCCGGCCTTCGCTCTACGGAAAAACGGTGTCGTTCAACTACGACGAGGGAGCCAAGACCGGCGTTTACACGCGCACGACAGGCCCGTTGAACGTCGTGGCCGACGTCAATACTCCGCATCCGATCTATGCGGGCAATTTCAAAGATTTTTTTGAGTCGTCGACTGTTGGCGGATCGACCGCATTCACGGCCACCGACGCTTCCGGGTTTGAGCATGGGCTGTTTTTGGCCCACTGTGGACAAATTTCAAAGGTGGTGACGGCCGGCGATATTCTCGACGGCAAGCACGTCCTCACCGCTGACCTCGGACCGCGCGGCCTGTCGGTCAAACCAGGAACCAACGTGTTCACCCGTGGATTGGAACTTGCCTTTCAGGTGATGTTTACCGACGGTAGCCAGGGCATTTATGTTGCCACGACACCTCAGATTTGCCTGTCGATCGATGTAACGCTCGGCGCTGGCATAGGCGCTGGCAGTACGCAGATTGGAACGGTGCTGGGGTCAACATCGTGCGACGCGCCGGTATTCGACGATCTAACGACCGGGCTGATGGTCCATATGACTGCGGGAGCAGGAGTCGAACCAGCCGTGTTTGGCGGGAGTTCAGACGCCAGCGTGTTGGGAGTGGATAGCTTGCCGGGTAACAATCCTCAGGAGATCGACTTTACAACACAGGCTGACGGAATGATTTCAGAGTCGATCGCGATGTCGTTCAATCAAGCGATGCTGATCGATGGATTGCACTTGGGCGACTTTGGCCCCGACGATTCGGCGATTTTGCAAATCGGCGGCGTCGTGATGCACCTCGACGGATTGGCATATCCCCATGGCGAGATTCCCTTGCCTGGCTTACCGCTAGACGCATTGCAGATGTTGACCATCGGCTGGGATCCTGCCAACAGCACCGGCAATGGATTCAGCCTGGGTGGGATTCTGGCTACGCCCGTGCCTGAGCCTGCCAGCATGTTAACAGGCACCGTGATGTTTGCGCTGGCTCTCGTCATTGGGCGACGGCGTTTGGCCTGACCAGCGCGATCGATTTCCTTTCCGGCCTTTGATTTTCAAACAACCGTGGAGAGACAGCGCCGCTGGGCCTACCGCCGGCAGTACGACACTTTTCCGCTGACGCCGTTTAGCTACGATCCAGCGTATCCACCCACCGCGCTAGCTTCGCTCGCTGGTCATCGTTAAGCACGTGCGAATTTTCGTCAAGCTCCAGTTCGGTCACGGGATGCTTGGCTTCGCGCAAACGCTCGATCCCTGCGGCAATGTGCGGGGAAGATCGCCTCGCCGAAGCGCTAAAGATCGCCAGCCGCTCGGTCGGTTCGCAGAGAGGTGTCGCCATGGCGGGAGGCAATGGCGCATCGATGGCGACTACGCCGCGGAGTAGATCGCGGTTTTCTCCGGCAAGCAGGTAAGCCATGGCGCCGCCCCCTTGAGTGCCGGCAGCAATGATCCGGGTGGGATCGACTTGGTACTTCCGCACGACCTCGTCGACCATTTTGCGAATAAACTCCAAATCGCTCCGCTGCCAACGGCCGGCCTCTTCGCTGTTGGGGATGAGCAGGATCAGATCGTGCTGCTCGCACAGGAGCTTCCACATAGCAATCAGATTATCATCTTTCGCTTCCTTGGACCCTTGGAGCCAAACAATCATGCCGTGCGGCACGGCAGAGCGATAGCTATCGGGAATGTATGCCCAGCAGTCGCTTTTCGCCTCCGGAATCTTGATTGGCAGTTTGCCCAGGGGCGGGCCGTTTTCCTTAGGCGGCAGCGATTCATGCGCGGGCGGCAGCGCATCGGGGACCGCCTCGGGCAGTGTCGCAAGTTTCGCGGTCAGGGTTTCGGCCTTGCTGTCGCGCTCGATTTCCAGCTTCACTTCGTCGCGCGGCTCAAGGGCGGCGATTTGATCCTGGAGCGAAAGTCGATCGGCAATCGGCTTACCGTTGAGGGTGACGAGCCGGTCGCCGGCCTTGACGCCGGCCTTGGCCGCCGGGCTCTCGGAATAGACGTCACGAACGATCACACCGGTCTTTGTTTCTTTCTTTTCACCATCTTCCTGGGTTCCATCGCGTCGTGGCAAGATCCCGAGAAAAGGATGAATATAAGGTTGAAGCTTGTCGATCAGCGTGAGGTCTTTCGTCAGTCGCTCCTGGCCGCGGAGGACGACCAGCGAGACGTTTTCTCCAGCGTATCGCGGGGCCAATTGATGTCGCAATTGAGCGTACCGCTCGATGGGCACGCCGTCGAACTCGACAATCTGGTCGCCCGGTTTCAGGCCCGCGGCGGCGGCAGGCGACTTCGGCCGACAAGCGGCAATCACCGGCGCGGTCGTATACGGATCGCCGGAGCGGATGTTGACGCCGAGCAAGCCAGGCTCCAAATGCTCTCCCTTTTTCAGCCGGTCGAGTACACGTTTGATGTCGGCCAGCGGCACGGCGAATCCAATCCCCGAATCGTACCACTCGACTCCGGCCACTTCGCTGCTCTCTTGTGGCGACATCGGCACCAGCACTCCCAGCACCCGGCCGCGCAAATCGACCAGCGGCCCACCATAGTTGGCTGGCGAAATTTTCGCGTCGGTCTGAATTGCCTTGCCCCACACTCGCCCCAGCGCACTGACGATGCCGACCGAGACGTTCACCTTTTCCGGCTCAAACACACGTCCGACCGCAATCGCCCAAGCGCCGACGCGCATCTCATTCTTGGGTGTCGCGAGTGGAACGGTCAGTTGCCGCGACGAGTCGAGCATGTCGGTCGGCACTTTCAGCAGCACCAACATGCGACTGTGGTCGCGGCCGACCATTTCCGCCGGCAGTCGAGTTCCGTCGGCGAGATAAACAATAATCTGTGACGGCTGTTGGACGAAATTGAAAGCACTGGAGACGATGTACCCTTCGTCCGACACGATCAGCCCGGTCGTTGGCCCCGTGCCGACCAGAATCTTGCCAACGGTTTCCAACCCGCCAAGTGTTTCGATACGAACAACGCTCGGCGCTATTTGGGAAACTGCCGCTTTGATGGCCGCCTCTTCGCGCAAGTTGAGGTCGTCTTCGGCATGGGCTGTCGCGACAATCGAGCAAAGCACGATTGCCGCGGCGACAGTACTGTGAAGTTGTCGCATGATGGTCGAGTCGCTGCAGTTTCGAGGAGCTGTTTGAGTGATTGACCGCGGATGGTTGCGGGTGGGTCTAGAGAGTTCAGTGGAAATCAGGTCCATTCAGGCCAGAAACATTTGCAAGCCTGCGATTGGGTCTTATCCCATACGTCTGTGTTCGAGTACGTTTTCTAGACCCATCCGTTGACTCACCCGCGAAATTCCGAGTCATTCGCGGCAATGGTCTTTCAATTTGATCGATGCCTTGCCGGTTAATCTTTACTACTCGCTTGCAAGGTTACCTCGCGGAATTCCTTGCCGCGGAGGACGGTCAAGTGGATTTCGGCGTCGCGTTCCAGGTGGCGAAGCTCGTTCAGCAACGCGTTGCACGATTGGACGAGATCTCCGTTGAGCAGCACGATCAAGTCGTCTGGCTTGATGTCTGCCCTCGAAGCGGGCGAGTTGACGCGAATCTCATCGACGAACGGCGGCGTGCGATCCGTGACGTTGGGGACGAGCACAATGCCCAAATCGGCGAACCGCAGCGGCTGCTCGGGTCGCTGCTTGGACCGCGGTTCTCGATTCACCCGCGACTGGCCCGTCGAGATCGCTTCCACCGTTTCGACCAACTCATGCACCGGCACCGCATAGTTGAGCCAGGTATTGTTGCGGTTGTTGCGCAGCTCTTTACCAAGCATACCCAGCAATTGGCCGCGATAGTCCGTGAGCGCTCCGCCGACGGCACCGGGGTTGTTCGTCATCGCATCGAGGATGTAAACCGGCCCTTGATATGGGCTTTCAAACGCGCCGCGACGAGCATCCAGCGACGAGACTGCGGAAATGGTTCCATGGAGCACGCTGACAGGTTCATTTCCGGTGGCGACGCCGAATAGATTGCTAAAC is a window of Pirellulales bacterium DNA encoding:
- a CDS encoding TerC family protein yields the protein MQNILIRLPTLLATVAGPAPAEAVGGIRPELWHWLAFGAFVLVMLVLDLAVFHRQSHEPTLRESAFWTTFWCCLALSFNGLIWYRAGSKPAIEFLNGYLVEWSLSMDNVFVFAVIFGYFRVPLKYQYRVLFWGILGAIVMRLAFILLGTALIKRFEVVLLFFGVLLIYSGIKLMTKKDEVHPERNWLMRWGKRVFNVASGNHGKKFFVRENGKRCVTPLFLVLLVIESTDVLFAVDSVPAIFGLTKDPFIVFTSNIFAILGLRALYFLLAGVMDLFRYLSYGLAAVLIFVGLKMIAEYIMPVAGIEFHFFKDYPWASLVVIVSLLGISIAASLMAQRRETRAADDSA
- a CDS encoding serine protease, encoding MPRFKSPAIASLLAVATALWAFPARGQSLPRTIREAQRKMVKIYGAGGIRGLEAYQSGFLISADGHILTAYSYVLDANTVAVTLDDGRKFDAALLGADPRLEVAVLKIDATDLPHFDFKAAATGELGTRVLAFSNLFGVATGNEPVSVLHGTISAVSSLDARRGAFESPYQGPVYILDAMTNNPGAVGGALTDYRGQLLGMLGKELRNNRNNTWLNYAVPVHELVETVEAISTGQSRVNREPRSKQRPEQPLRFADLGIVLVPNVTDRTPPFVDEIRVNSPASRADIKPDDLIVLLNGDLVQSCNALLNELRHLERDAEIHLTVLRGKEFREVTLQASSKD
- a CDS encoding STAS/SEC14 domain-containing protein, with amino-acid sequence MAVEIHETPESKYVDVAVTGKLTKEDYERFLPALESEIQQHGNVRILFTMHDFHGWTASAMWEDTKFAWHHFSDIERLAIVGETRWEQGMAVFCKPFTAAKIKYFDHAKIEEARKWLAAD
- a CDS encoding PDZ domain-containing protein; the encoded protein is MRQLHSTVAAAIVLCSIVATAHAEDDLNLREEAAIKAAVSQIAPSVVRIETLGGLETVGKILVGTGPTTGLIVSDEGYIVSSAFNFVQQPSQIIVYLADGTRLPAEMVGRDHSRMLVLLKVPTDMLDSSRQLTVPLATPKNEMRVGAWAIAVGRVFEPEKVNVSVGIVSALGRVWGKAIQTDAKISPANYGGPLVDLRGRVLGVLVPMSPQESSEVAGVEWYDSGIGFAVPLADIKRVLDRLKKGEHLEPGLLGVNIRSGDPYTTAPVIAACRPKSPAAAAGLKPGDQIVEFDGVPIERYAQLRHQLAPRYAGENVSLVVLRGQERLTKDLTLIDKLQPYIHPFLGILPRRDGTQEDGEKKETKTGVIVRDVYSESPAAKAGVKAGDRLVTLNGKPIADRLSLQDQIAALEPRDEVKLEIERDSKAETLTAKLATLPEAVPDALPPAHESLPPKENGPPLGKLPIKIPEAKSDCWAYIPDSYRSAVPHGMIVWLQGSKEAKDDNLIAMWKLLCEQHDLILLIPNSEEAGRWQRSDLEFIRKMVDEVVRKYQVDPTRIIAAGTQGGGAMAYLLAGENRDLLRGVVAIDAPLPPAMATPLCEPTERLAIFSASARRSSPHIAAGIERLREAKHPVTELELDENSHVLNDDQRAKLARWVDTLDRS